Genomic segment of Terriglobia bacterium:
TGGGCGAACCCATCGAACCGGAAGTGTGGAAGTGGTATTACCAGGTAGTCGGCAAAGGCGAAGCGGTCATCGTGGATACCTGGTGGCAAACCGAAACCGGAGGGTTCCTGTGCAGCACCAAGCCCGGCATTGATCCCATGAAGCCGGGCAGCGCCGGACCGGCGGTGCCGGGAATTTATCCCGTGATTTACGACGAAGAGAGAAAAGAAGTGAAGCCGGGTTCAGGCAAGGCAGGGAACATCTGTATTCGCAATCCGTGGCCGGGAATGTTCCAAACTATCTACGGCAACCGCGAGCGCTTCGTCCAGCAGTACTACCAGAAATACAACCGCGACAAGACGAGCAAGAAATGGCAGGACTGGCCGTACTTCGCGGGCGATGGCGCGGTGCAGGCGCCGGACGGCTACTTCCGCATTTTGGGCCGCGTGGATGATGTAATCAACGTGGCCGGACACCGGTTGGGCACCAAGGAACTGGAGTCGGCGTGCCTGACGGTGCCTGAAGTCGCGGAAGCCGCGGTAGTTCCGGTGGCCGACGAGGTGAAAGGCCGAGTGCCCGAGGTCTACGTCGCGCTGAAGCCGGGCGTGCCCCATGGCGGGGGCATCATCGAAGAGAAGATCAAGGAAGCCATTGACACGCAGATCGGCAAGATCGCCCGGCCCAGAAAAGTCCATGTGGTGCCGGACATGCCTAAGACGCGTTCGGGTAAGATCATGCGGCGCGTGCTGGCCGCCATCTCTAACAATCTGGATACCGGCGACGTTACCACGCTGGCCAATCCGGACATCGTGGAACAAATCCGTGTGATGGTGCAGGGCGACAAGAAAGTGGTTCTCAAGGATGCGCCGGAAGATTTGAAGCGGTTTGGCGACGAGCGCTAACGGAACCGGCAAGCGAGAAAGCAGGAAGGGCAGTGGGCAGTATCTACGGAAGCAAGTTGTGAACGCTGGACACAGGAGGAACTTATGAAGGATGGCAAGAAGGGCAAGGGCGTATCACGCAGAGATTTCATCAAGATCGCCGGCGCGGGCGGCATCGCCGCCGGTCTGGGCCCCTATTTTTTGTTCCCGGAGCGGGCCGCGGCCCAGCAGAAGACCCTGAAGATTCTGCAATGGAGCCATTTTGTTCCCGCTTATGACACTTGGTTTGACGGGACCTTCGCCAAGCAGTGGGGCGAGAAACATAACACGAACGTGGTGGTAGACCACATCAACCTGGTTGACCTGAATACCCGCGCCGCATCCGAAGCTCAGGCCAAGAAGGGCCACGATCTCTTTATGTTCCTCTCGCCGCCGGCCGCGTATGAAAACCAGGTCATTGACATGAGCCACGTGTACCAGGAAGTGGAAAAGAAGCACGGCAAGAAGATTGACCTGGCGCACAAGTCCACCTACAACCCCAAGACCAAGAAATATTACGCGTTCTCTGATTCTTACGCGCCCGATCCGGGCAACTGGCGGCTGGATCTCTGGGCGGAAGCGGGTTTCCCGAAGGGACCCGATACCTATGATGATCTGCGCGCCGGCGCCAAAAAGATCCGCGACAAGACCGGCCATCCATGCGGCCTGGGGCTTTCCCAGGAACTGGACACCAGTATGGCGATGCGGGCGCTGTTGTGGTCATTCGGCGGCGCCGAGCAGGACATTGAAGGCAACGTCACCATCAACTCGAAAAACACCATTGAAGCGCTGAAGTACATGAAGGCGCTGTACGAAGAATCGGAAACGCCGGAGGTCTTCACCTGGACGCCGCCATCGAACAACCAGGCGATGCTGGCAGGAAAGGTTTCCTACGTAGCCAACGCCATCTCCATTACTCGTCAGGCGGAAAGAGAAAAACTCCCGATTGACAAGGACATCATGATCAGCCGGGCCTTGAAGGGCCCCGTCCGCCGCATTGCGGCCGAGCACGTGATGGACTGCTATGTGATCTGGGACTTCGCGGAAAACAAAGACGGCGCGCAGCAATTCCTGATTGACTATATTGACGCCTTCCATGACGGCTTTGTGGCGGGCCAGTTCTACAATTTCCCCTGCTTCCCCAAGACCGTTCCGGATTTGAAGAAAGAAATTGCCATCGATTCGCGCGCGACGCCGACCAACAAGTACGCTGTGCTGGGCGACGTGCTGGATTGGGCGACCAACGTGGGCTATCCGGGTTATTGTTCGGCTGCCATTGATCAGGCCTTCAAGAGCTGGGTGATTCCAACCATGTTTGCCACGGTGGCGAATGGGAAGGCGACTCCGGAAGATGCGGCCAAGACCGCGGAAACCGAGTACAAGCGCATCTTCGAGAGATTCAAGTAAACGAGGAATGAATGGCCGTCGTTGAAACCCGGAAGCTGACCAAGGTATTCAAACAAGGAGAGCTGGGAGCAGTTAACGAAGTAGATCTGGAGACCCGCGAAGGCGAGTTTCTGGTTTTCCTGGGACCGTCTGGTTCCGGGAAAACCACTCTCCTGCGCATGATCGCCGGCCTGGAAACACCCACGGCCGGCGAAATCCTGATTGGCGGCAAAGTGGTGAACGATCTCACGCCGCGTGAGCGCCGCATTGCCATGGTCTTCCAGAGTTATGCTTTGTATCCACATCTCTCCGTCTACAAAAATATTGCTTTCCCGCTGAAAGCACAGAACGTCCCCAGAAACCTGCATAAAGAGAAGGTGGAGTGGGCGGCTTCACTGCTGGGCATCGGCGCGTTGCTGCAACGCAAGCCGCGAGAACTTTCCGGCGGCGAGCGGCAGCGCGTGGCCCTGGCGCGCGCCATCGTACGCGAGCCCTCGGTCTTCCTGCTGGACGAACCGCTCTCCAATCTTGACGCCAAGCTTCGTCTCTCCGCTCGCGAAGAACTGGAGCGTTTCCATCGCCGCGTAGGCACCACCACGATTTACGTTACTCACGATCAGGTGGAAGCCATGGCCATGGGCGACCGCATCATGGTGCTCAATAAAGGCCTTGTGCGCCAGATCGGCACGCCGAAGGAGGTTTATGACGATCCCGAGGACACCTTTGTCGCTACGTTCCTCGGATCGCCGCCGATGAACTTGATTGAACACGGCGATTTGATTATCGGCTTCCGTCCGGAACATTTCCGGGTGGCTGAAGACATCAAGGATGCCGACAAAGTTACCTTCAAATTCCGCGTGGAAAACGTGGAATATCTGGGAGCAGAGTTCATCTTGTCCGGCTTGTTGACGGGCGGCAAGGCGGACGGCAAGAAGGTGATTGCACGCCTCCTCCTGGGCCACAGCTTTGAAGTTGGCACAACGTATGACTTTGCTGTTCCGCAACGGCAATTGAAATTCTTCGATCGCACCACGGAGAAGAAAGTGGCAGCGAGGGCCGTGGCATGGCAGTAGGCGCAGCCAAGATCAAATCGGCGGGCGCGGCGCAAAGTCCCCTGCTGGGATTTGCCATGTTCACTCCAGCGGTGCTTTACATCGTGCTGCTGATCGGAGCGCCGTTTGTGCTGGCCATCTTTTATGCTTTCAGTGATGCCCGCATCGGCAGCACGGGCCTGCATTATGTGGGGCTGGAGAACTTCCGCAGCATCATGCAGAGCCCGAGTTTCAAGAAAGCCGTCTGGAACTCGGTGATCTTCACTGTCTGCGCGCAGATCATCGTGCTGGTCTGTTCCAACATTCTTTCCATCGCGTTGGAAAAGCCCTTTCGGGGACGCGGGTTTGTACGCTTTCTCCTGTTGTTGCCGTGGGTGGCCCCGGTTTCCCTGGGCACGATTGGCTGGAAGTGGATCCTGGATTCCATCTACAGCGTGATCACCTGGCTGTTAATCTGGCTGGGATTCGTCAACAAGTTTTCGCCGCCCATGTGGCTGGGTGAGGAGAAGCTGGCCATGGCGTCAGTGATCCTGGTGCACTGCTGGCGCTTGATTCCGTTTTCCACGGTCATCCTGCTGGCCGGCAGGACGGCCATTCCCAAGGAGATTCCGGAAGCCGCGGCGATTGATGGCGCCGGTTTCTGGCGCACGCTTTTCCAGATCAACCTGCCCATGATGGTCCCGATTCTCGGCGTCGCGGTGCTGTTCGGCACGATATTCACGTTTACCGACATGGCGGTTGTCTATATTCTCACCAACGGCGGCCCGTATGATTCAACGCAAACGCTGCCCAATCTGGCGTTCAGCCAGGGCATTCAGGGCAGTGATCTGGCCGCTGGCGCGGCGATCTCAGTATTCCTGGTGCCCGTGCTGGTGTTGATTGCGTATTTGATGTTGCGGGTAGCGCATCGCGCGGAGGTCAACTAGTGACGGAAACCACCGCCATCGCGGCCAAGAAGCCTCTGGGAATCACCGTCGTCAGCGTGCTGTTGATGGTTTCCGCTTTTGTGCTCTTGGCGCGCACCATAACCTTGCACGTGGGAGGTTTAGCAGGCTCGTTCAGGATCATCGCGGTGGTGACTTGCCTGCTGCTGGCCATCGGCATCTGGAAGCTGCATCACGGCGCGCGGGTGCTCCTCTTCTTTCTCCTGGTATCCGACATCATCGGCTGCCTCATGGCGCTGTTCCTGTATGCCTTGCGGCAATCCCAGCACCGTCTTGCTTTCATATTGGTGGTGGAGCTCTGCGTTGCCGCAATTGTGCTCTGGTACCTGCAGTCGCCGCGCGTCAAGCGGGCTTTTGGCGGCCTGAATCCCTGGCCGTCCACGGTGAAGATGCTGGTCCTCACCGTATTCACCGGGTTGCTGGCGTTTCCTTTCTACTGGATGGTGATTGCCACGTTCAAGCAGAACATTGACTTGTACGCGATGGACAACAATCCCTTCATCTTCAATCTTCCGCCCACGCTGGACCACCTGCGCTTGCTCTTCATGGAAACGCGCTACGTGCGCTGGTTAGGCAATACGGCGCTGGTGGGGTCCTTGGTAGTGATCATTACGTTGCTGCTCTCGGTCCCCGCGGCGTACGCGCTGGCGCGCCTTACGGGCCGATGGGGAGAGCGTCTGGGCATCGGTATCTTTCTGACGTATCTTGTCCCGCCGACGCTGCTCTTTATTCCGCTGTCGCGCGTGATCGCGATTCTGGGATTGCAGGACACCATATGGTCCCTGGTATTGGTGTATCCCAGCGTAACCGTGCCATTCTCCATCTGGCTGCTGATGGGCTTCTTCAAATCCATTCCCAAAGAGCTGGAGGACGCGGCCATGGTGGACGGGCTCACCCGCTTCGGGGCGTTCGTCAAGATGGTGATCCCGATCTCGACCTCGGGAATTCTCACGGTGGTGATCTTCACTTTTACCCTGGTCACGCAAGAGTTCGTGTACGCGCTGACGTTCATTTCGCCGGAGTCGCAGCAGATGGTCGGCGTGGGCATTCCCATCTTTCTGGTGCGCGGCGATGTTTACTTCTGGGGATCGCTGATGGCGGCGTGCCTGATTGCGAGTTTGCCCGTGGCTTTTCTCTACAACCTGTTTCTCGACCGGTTTATCGCCGGGTTTACCGTGGGCGCTGTCAAGGGATAAGTCGGAACTTGCTTCCGGACGCGATTTTCAGCGTGTTTCTGAGAGCGCGGTTGGCGGTGGAAAGACCTGCACCATTTTCTAAACAAAAGACTTGACAGAACTGCCGTCTGGCCTGAAAGTGTTTCGCGCACTTCCATGTCTCCAACGGTAAGCGTGTGGCTGCGAGGGTAGAAGTGCGCTGAAGCAGTTGCAGAACGGACAAGTCAGGACGTCTTCAACAGGAGAAACCCATGAATTGGACGCAGGTGTATGATCCTCTCGGGCACTGGTGGCTTTCGACGCTCGTGGCAGCGCTTCCCATCATCGTGCTTTTCACCTTGCTGGCGGGGTTGCGCGTCAAGCCGCACTGGTCCGCCTTGGCGGGGGCAGCCACCGCCGTGTTAATCGCAATATTTGTCATCCATATGCCGCCTGAATTGGCCGGCATAAGCTTTGGTTTTGGCGTCGCCTTTGGGCTCCTGAAAATTGCCTGGATCGTGGTGGCGGCCGTTTACCTCTATGACATTGCGGTCGATACCGGGCAATTCGAAATTATGAAGGCGTCCGTTGCAGGAATTACACCGGACCGCCGCCTTCAACTCCTGCTGGTTGCCTTCTGCTTTGGCGCTTTCATTGAAGGGGCCGCAGGGTTCGGCGCCCCAGTGGCGATTGCCGGCGCTTTCATGATTGGCTTGGGCTTCAAACCGTTTCACGCTGCCGCACTCAACCTGATCGCCAACACCGCGCCGGTCGCTTGGGGCGCCATTGGCACTCCCGTTCATACTCTTGCGTCGGTTGTTGGCAATAACCCGACGGAGTCTGACCTGAACGCCATGATTGGACGTATCCTCCCGCTTACCGCGATCATTGTGCCCTTCTGGCTAGTGCGCGCGATGGTGGGGTGGAAAGAGACCTTTGAGGTTTTCCCAGCCATTGCGGTGGTAGGCGTGTCTTTCGCCATCACGCAATATTTATGGGCAAACTACATGGACAGTAATCTGGTGGATATTGCTTCAGGCGTGGTCTCCCTCGTTTGCACGGTCATATTCCTGAAGTTCTGGCACCCCAAGAATATCTGGCGTTTTGAAGATGAACGAGAAGGCGCAGAGGGCGCTGTGTCCGCGGCGAGCGGAACCTCTGCGACGCGCACGGCCACCACCGCTGGCGGCCACAGTTTCGAAATCCATAGCTACTCCGCAGGCCAGGTGGCCAAGGCATGGCTCCCGTTTGCGGTCCTATCCCTGTTCGTGCTGTTATGGGGACTTCCCAAAATCAAGGGCCCCTTGAATGACGCCACGACGCCCAACTGGAAAACCAATAAGGGTTGGAACGTTCCCAAACTCAATAACGCAGTTAGCCGCGATGTGCCTGTGGTAGCTGCAACCACCCCGCCGGAGAAGCGGCGCGAGGCGGCAAAATATGACTTCAACTGGCTTACAGCGACCGGTACGGCCTGCTTCCTGGCTGCAATCCTGGGTGGGCTCCTTTCCGGCGTAGGCCCCGGGCGACTGGTGCGGATTTTTGGACGTACGCTTTATCGAATGAGATTCGCTGTGATTGCCATCTCTGCCATGCTGGGGCTGGGCTTTGTCACCCGATATTCCGGTACGGACGCCATACTAGGGCTCGCGTTTACGCGTACGGGATGGTTCTATCCGTTCTTCGGGACATTCCTCGGTTGGCTGGGTGTGGCCTTGACGGGCAGCGATACATCATCCAACGCTCTGTTCGGCAGTTTGCAGAAGATCACTGCACAGCAGCTGAATTTGAGTCCGACCCTCATGTGTGCGGCCAACAGTGCGGGCGGCGTCATGGGCAAGATGGTGGACGCGCAATCCATCATTGTCGCTACCTCGGCCACCAACCAGGTCGGCAACGAAGGCATCATCTTCAAGTTCGTAGTGTGGCATTCCATCGCCCTGGGAGCCATCGTCGGCTTGATTGTCATGATGTACGCTTACGTCTTCCCGAACCTGATTCCGCACGGGCTTACCTTTATCAAGTAAGAGTGAGCTTCTCAGGACCAGAAACGCCGTCCGAAAGGGCGGCGTTTGTTATTTCCACAATCCTTCAATTTGGTGTCCGATTCAAGTCTGAAGAGACGGGTCTTCGGAGATCTGGCGGAGAGGGAGGGATTTGAACCCCCGATACCCTTTCAGGTATGTCCGCTTTCGAGGCGGATCGTTTCAACCACTCACGCACCTCTCCGCGCCGTGAGAATTCGTGGTCACCAACTATTTTAGCAGGTGGGGCCAAGCCTAGGCAGCCAAGCGTCCCGTTCGCCCTAACGCCGGTTGCGGAAGAACTCTTTGAGCAGTTCCGAACACTTGTCCGCCAAAACGCCTGAAGTTACTTCCATCGTGTGGTTAAGTCCAGGATGGTTGATCACTTGCAACAGGGAACCGGCCGCGCCAGCCTTAGGATCACTGGCCCCGTACACCAGACGCGTCACTCGAGCGTGAACCAGCGCGCCAGCGCACATGGCGCAGGGCTCAATGGTGGCCACCATCACGCAGTCCGCTAGGCGATGGTTCCCCAGCCTCTCGCCGGCTGCGCGCAGAGCGACGATCTCTGCGTGCGCGGTGGGATCGTGGTCGCGAAGGTTACGGTTCTGTCCCCAACTCACCAGCTCGCCATCTTTGACCACCACCGCACCCACGGGCACTTCGCCGGCCTCGGCCGCCAGGCGGGCCTGGCCCAGCGCGAGTTCCATCCAGGCGGCGTCGGCTGCGGCGCCTTTCGCCGGCGGGGATTCGGGTTGGCGAGTATCTTTCGGCATCGAAGAGGAATTGACCCTACGCGTCCCGATTCTACCGCAGAGCTGAATGCCGAGAGGCCGGACCAGCACTACTCATGCCGGCTGCTGTTGCGTAGCGCAGTGGATGGCGCCCAGTCCCCAGATGAAATCGCCGCAGTGGATGCCGACGATCTCATGTTTCGGCAACACGCCGGCGATGATGTTGAGCGCTGTGCGGTCAGCAGGATCATTGAACGTGGGCGCCAGCACCAACTCATTGGCGATGTAGAAATTCGCGTAACTGGCCGGCAGTCGCTGGCCTTGGAAGACCACAGGCCGCGGCATGGGGAGGTCAACGATCTGAAGCTTGCGGCCGTGCACGTCAGTGGCTGCGCGCAGGCGGCGCAGATTCTCCTGTAGCGGCTCGTAGTTGGCGTCGCCGCGGCTGGGCTCGACCACGGTGAGCACCGTGTCCGGCGCGACGAAGCGGGCAATGTCGTCCACGTGGCCGTGCGTGTCGTCGCCCACAATGCCGCGGTCCAGCCAGATGACTTTCTCGACCGCAAGATAGTCGGCGAAGATTTGCTCAAGTTCTTTCCGCGAGAGTCCCGGATTGCGCTGCTGCACTTTGCTCAGCAAGCATTCTTCGGTCGTGAGCATCAGGCCCTGGCCGTTTACATCAATGCTGCCGCCTTCCAGGACCACGTGATACGGCTTGCCGTTCCGCAGGATGGCGGGCGTGAACTGCCGCAGCTTGAGCTTGCGCGCGATGCGGTCCGGCAACTGGTTGTCATATTTCCAGTTGGAATACTTGGCCCAGGCGTTGAAGCGCCAGTTGGTGGCGGCAACACGGTTGTCGCCAGAGTCGCGAACCAGGAAGATCGAGCCGGAGTCGCGCGTCCAGCCGCGATTGGTTGGCCAGGCATGGAACTTCACCCGCTTCAGATCAATCTGGGCGCGGCGAAGAACGTCGCGCGCCTGGGCTTTCACGGCAGCGTCACGCAGGACGATATTTACGTCTTCCACGCGCCCCAGGTGGCGCACGATGTCGGCATACACCCAGGGGATGGGGCCAAATTTTCCCGGCCAGTCAGAGCGGTTCTGCGGCCAGCCAATCCATGTGGACGCGTGGCGCTCCCACTCGGCGGGCATGCGGTAGCCAAGTGCGCGAGGGGTTTCAGTCGTAATACTTTTCGGTCCCATCACGCGACGATGCCTTCACTGTATGGAAGGACTGGCAGCGCAAACTCACGCAGGTGAAACCACTCTGTAGGTCCAACACCTTGAAGTGTCAAGTCACGGAACTGCCGAGAAAACGCCTCAAAACAGCATGGTTGGGCTGCGACCTTTGGGGTCCTTCGACGCGCGCTCATCGCGCGATGCGCGACGCGCACTTGCTCAGGATGACAGGACGGAGAGAGTAATGTCACCATAACCATTCTCGATGGCGCCGTTGCTCTCGTTATCAATCCAAGAACCTCTGGGTGATGCCGCCGTAGCTGTCAATGCGGCGGTCGCGCAAGAACGGCCAGTTGCGGCGGACGTCTTCCAGCAACTTCAAATCGCATTGGCCGATCAGGATCTCTTCTTTGTCGTGCGAAGCCTGGGCCATAATGCGGCCGAAGGGGTCGCACAAGAACGATCCGCCCCAAAACTCCAGGCCTTTGCCGGGGGCGCGGCTGCCGCGAA
This window contains:
- a CDS encoding extracellular solute-binding protein, whose amino-acid sequence is MKDGKKGKGVSRRDFIKIAGAGGIAAGLGPYFLFPERAAAQQKTLKILQWSHFVPAYDTWFDGTFAKQWGEKHNTNVVVDHINLVDLNTRAASEAQAKKGHDLFMFLSPPAAYENQVIDMSHVYQEVEKKHGKKIDLAHKSTYNPKTKKYYAFSDSYAPDPGNWRLDLWAEAGFPKGPDTYDDLRAGAKKIRDKTGHPCGLGLSQELDTSMAMRALLWSFGGAEQDIEGNVTINSKNTIEALKYMKALYEESETPEVFTWTPPSNNQAMLAGKVSYVANAISITRQAEREKLPIDKDIMISRALKGPVRRIAAEHVMDCYVIWDFAENKDGAQQFLIDYIDAFHDGFVAGQFYNFPCFPKTVPDLKKEIAIDSRATPTNKYAVLGDVLDWATNVGYPGYCSAAIDQAFKSWVIPTMFATVANGKATPEDAAKTAETEYKRIFERFK
- a CDS encoding ABC transporter ATP-binding protein gives rise to the protein MAVVETRKLTKVFKQGELGAVNEVDLETREGEFLVFLGPSGSGKTTLLRMIAGLETPTAGEILIGGKVVNDLTPRERRIAMVFQSYALYPHLSVYKNIAFPLKAQNVPRNLHKEKVEWAASLLGIGALLQRKPRELSGGERQRVALARAIVREPSVFLLDEPLSNLDAKLRLSAREELERFHRRVGTTTIYVTHDQVEAMAMGDRIMVLNKGLVRQIGTPKEVYDDPEDTFVATFLGSPPMNLIEHGDLIIGFRPEHFRVAEDIKDADKVTFKFRVENVEYLGAEFILSGLLTGGKADGKKVIARLLLGHSFEVGTTYDFAVPQRQLKFFDRTTEKKVAARAVAWQ
- a CDS encoding sugar ABC transporter permease, yielding MAVGAAKIKSAGAAQSPLLGFAMFTPAVLYIVLLIGAPFVLAIFYAFSDARIGSTGLHYVGLENFRSIMQSPSFKKAVWNSVIFTVCAQIIVLVCSNILSIALEKPFRGRGFVRFLLLLPWVAPVSLGTIGWKWILDSIYSVITWLLIWLGFVNKFSPPMWLGEEKLAMASVILVHCWRLIPFSTVILLAGRTAIPKEIPEAAAIDGAGFWRTLFQINLPMMVPILGVAVLFGTIFTFTDMAVVYILTNGGPYDSTQTLPNLAFSQGIQGSDLAAGAAISVFLVPVLVLIAYLMLRVAHRAEVN
- a CDS encoding carbohydrate ABC transporter permease is translated as MLVLTVFTGLLAFPFYWMVIATFKQNIDLYAMDNNPFIFNLPPTLDHLRLLFMETRYVRWLGNTALVGSLVVIITLLLSVPAAYALARLTGRWGERLGIGIFLTYLVPPTLLFIPLSRVIAILGLQDTIWSLVLVYPSVTVPFSIWLLMGFFKSIPKELEDAAMVDGLTRFGAFVKMVIPISTSGILTVVIFTFTLVTQEFVYALTFISPESQQMVGVGIPIFLVRGDVYFWGSLMAACLIASLPVAFLYNLFLDRFIAGFTVGAVKG
- a CDS encoding L-lactate permease is translated as MNWTQVYDPLGHWWLSTLVAALPIIVLFTLLAGLRVKPHWSALAGAATAVLIAIFVIHMPPELAGISFGFGVAFGLLKIAWIVVAAVYLYDIAVDTGQFEIMKASVAGITPDRRLQLLLVAFCFGAFIEGAAGFGAPVAIAGAFMIGLGFKPFHAAALNLIANTAPVAWGAIGTPVHTLASVVGNNPTESDLNAMIGRILPLTAIIVPFWLVRAMVGWKETFEVFPAIAVVGVSFAITQYLWANYMDSNLVDIASGVVSLVCTVIFLKFWHPKNIWRFEDEREGAEGAVSAASGTSATRTATTAGGHSFEIHSYSAGQVAKAWLPFAVLSLFVLLWGLPKIKGPLNDATTPNWKTNKGWNVPKLNNAVSRDVPVVAATTPPEKRREAAKYDFNWLTATGTACFLAAILGGLLSGVGPGRLVRIFGRTLYRMRFAVIAISAMLGLGFVTRYSGTDAILGLAFTRTGWFYPFFGTFLGWLGVALTGSDTSSNALFGSLQKITAQQLNLSPTLMCAANSAGGVMGKMVDAQSIIVATSATNQVGNEGIIFKFVVWHSIALGAIVGLIVMMYAYVFPNLIPHGLTFIK
- the tadA gene encoding tRNA adenosine(34) deaminase TadA encodes the protein MELALGQARLAAEAGEVPVGAVVVKDGELVSWGQNRNLRDHDPTAHAEIVALRAAGERLGNHRLADCVMVATIEPCAMCAGALVHARVTRLVYGASDPKAGAAGSLLQVINHPGLNHTMEVTSGVLADKCSELLKEFFRNRR
- a CDS encoding agmatine deiminase family protein; this translates as MGPKSITTETPRALGYRMPAEWERHASTWIGWPQNRSDWPGKFGPIPWVYADIVRHLGRVEDVNIVLRDAAVKAQARDVLRRAQIDLKRVKFHAWPTNRGWTRDSGSIFLVRDSGDNRVAATNWRFNAWAKYSNWKYDNQLPDRIARKLKLRQFTPAILRNGKPYHVVLEGGSIDVNGQGLMLTTEECLLSKVQQRNPGLSRKELEQIFADYLAVEKVIWLDRGIVGDDTHGHVDDIARFVAPDTVLTVVEPSRGDANYEPLQENLRRLRAATDVHGRKLQIVDLPMPRPVVFQGQRLPASYANFYIANELVLAPTFNDPADRTALNIIAGVLPKHEIVGIHCGDFIWGLGAIHCATQQQPA